One genomic region from Blastococcus sp. Marseille-P5729 encodes:
- a CDS encoding RNA helicase, with protein sequence MSRLDQHLGPDAGPDDVYEAFLQWATESGIELYPHQDEAILELLGGANVVLATPTGSGKSLVAAAGILNALAGDRVSFYTAPIKALVNEKFFDLCALFGAENVGLLTGDSSVNPDAPIICCTAEILAHIALREGPSADVGFVVADEFHYYGDHERGWAWQVPLLELSNAQFLLMSATLGDVTEIRDDLTRRTGQETALVADAPRPVPLSFSWSLTPLAETVEELVTTHQAPVYVVHTTQAAAIEHARSLLQTTLTTREEKDAIAEKIGDFRFSAGFGKTLSRLLRAGIGVHHAGMLPKYRRLVEQLAQAGLLKVICGTDTLGVGINVPIRTVLFTSLAKFDGRRERILRTREFQQIAGRAGRAGFDTVGYVVVQAPEHVIENERAKAKSEAKNAANPKKKSKPQLKKAPPGTVVWSEQTFDKLVAGAPEQLRSRMKVDNAMLINVGAREEDAVEVLRRLLTDNHEPRANQVKLARRALRLTRSLLRSGVARRLDEPDRYGRRYVLTEDLPYDFALNQPLAHFALAALELLDPARESYPLDVVSVVESVLEAPRAILFAQQDAAKREAVAELKADGVEYDERMRLLDDITWPRPLADELAAAYELYRQGHPWMPEHAVDPKSIVREMYEQAMGFHDFISRYQLARSEGLLLRYLTDAYRTLRQTVPESARTPELDDIEAWLRETVRQVDSSLLDEWTALADPSAAAATREEAVSGPPPLSSQERVLKVMVRSAMLARVQHISLDRVDALVAADATAAGKCDPPREPVMTRAAWDAALDAYYDEHESLIADGDARSLANLRIEPASGPQPGGDPDIDARLWNVRQTLLDPEGNRDWVVDAVVDLDATDAAGELVLLTTAMHRL encoded by the coding sequence ATGTCCCGGCTGGACCAGCATCTGGGGCCGGACGCCGGGCCCGACGACGTGTACGAGGCGTTCCTGCAATGGGCGACCGAGTCCGGCATCGAGCTCTATCCCCATCAGGACGAGGCGATCCTGGAGCTGCTCGGTGGCGCGAACGTCGTCCTCGCGACTCCCACCGGCTCCGGCAAGTCGCTGGTCGCCGCGGCCGGCATCCTCAACGCTCTCGCCGGCGACCGGGTCAGCTTCTACACGGCGCCGATCAAAGCGCTGGTCAACGAGAAGTTCTTCGATCTCTGCGCGCTGTTCGGGGCGGAGAACGTCGGGCTGCTGACCGGCGACTCCTCGGTCAACCCCGACGCACCGATCATCTGCTGCACCGCCGAGATCCTCGCCCACATCGCGCTCCGTGAAGGCCCGTCTGCCGACGTCGGGTTCGTCGTCGCCGACGAGTTCCACTACTACGGGGACCACGAGCGCGGCTGGGCCTGGCAGGTGCCGCTGCTCGAGCTCTCCAACGCGCAGTTCCTGCTCATGTCAGCCACGCTCGGCGACGTCACCGAGATCCGCGACGACCTCACTCGCCGCACCGGCCAGGAGACCGCCCTCGTCGCCGACGCCCCGAGGCCGGTGCCGCTCAGCTTCAGCTGGTCTCTCACGCCACTCGCCGAGACGGTCGAGGAACTGGTCACCACCCACCAGGCTCCGGTGTACGTCGTCCACACCACCCAGGCTGCCGCGATCGAGCACGCCCGCTCGCTGCTGCAGACCACGCTCACCACCCGCGAGGAGAAGGACGCGATCGCCGAGAAGATCGGCGACTTTCGATTCTCGGCCGGTTTCGGCAAGACCCTCTCGCGACTGCTGCGCGCGGGTATCGGCGTTCACCACGCTGGCATGCTGCCGAAGTACCGACGGCTCGTGGAGCAGCTGGCACAGGCCGGGCTGCTGAAGGTCATCTGCGGCACCGATACCCTCGGCGTCGGCATCAACGTCCCGATCCGGACGGTGCTGTTCACCTCCCTGGCGAAGTTCGACGGACGGCGCGAGCGGATCCTGCGCACCCGGGAGTTCCAGCAAATCGCCGGTCGCGCGGGGCGGGCGGGCTTCGACACCGTCGGGTACGTCGTGGTCCAGGCGCCCGAGCACGTGATCGAGAACGAGCGCGCCAAGGCGAAGTCCGAGGCGAAGAACGCAGCGAACCCCAAGAAGAAGAGCAAGCCGCAGCTGAAGAAGGCGCCGCCGGGCACGGTGGTGTGGAGCGAGCAGACCTTCGACAAGCTCGTCGCGGGCGCCCCTGAGCAGCTGCGTTCGCGGATGAAGGTCGACAACGCGATGCTGATCAACGTGGGCGCCCGCGAGGAGGACGCCGTCGAGGTCCTGCGGCGACTGCTCACCGACAACCACGAGCCGCGCGCCAACCAGGTCAAGCTCGCCCGGCGGGCGCTGCGGCTCACCCGCAGCCTGCTGCGCAGCGGCGTGGCCCGCCGGCTGGACGAGCCCGATCGGTACGGACGGCGCTACGTCCTGACCGAGGACCTCCCCTACGACTTCGCTCTCAACCAGCCGCTCGCCCACTTCGCGCTCGCCGCGCTCGAGCTGCTCGACCCAGCCCGCGAGAGCTACCCGCTCGACGTGGTCTCGGTCGTCGAGTCGGTGCTCGAGGCGCCGCGTGCGATCCTGTTCGCTCAACAGGACGCAGCGAAGCGGGAGGCCGTGGCCGAGCTGAAGGCGGACGGCGTCGAGTACGACGAACGTATGCGGCTGCTCGACGACATCACCTGGCCGCGTCCGCTGGCTGACGAGCTCGCGGCGGCGTACGAGCTGTACCGGCAGGGCCATCCGTGGATGCCCGAGCATGCCGTCGATCCGAAGTCGATCGTGCGGGAGATGTACGAGCAGGCCATGGGCTTTCACGACTTCATCAGTCGCTACCAGCTCGCCCGCTCCGAAGGGTTGCTGCTGCGCTATCTGACGGACGCCTACCGCACGCTGCGCCAGACCGTGCCGGAGTCGGCGCGCACGCCCGAGCTCGACGACATCGAGGCGTGGCTTCGGGAGACCGTGCGGCAGGTCGACTCGAGCCTGCTGGACGAGTGGACGGCGCTCGCCGACCCCTCGGCGGCCGCGGCCACACGAGAGGAGGCGGTCTCGGGGCCGCCGCCGCTGTCCTCACAGGAGCGGGTCCTAAAGGTCATGGTGCGCAGCGCCATGCTCGCCCGCGTGCAGCACATCTCGCTCGACCGCGTCGATGCGCTCGTCGCCGCGGACGCCACGGCAGCCGGCAAGTGCGACCCGCCGCGCGAGCCGGTAATGACCCGAGCGGCGTGGGACGCGGCGCTCGATGCCTACTACGACGAGCACGAGTCACTGATCGCGGACGGCGACGCACGCTCGCTGGCGAACCTGCGGATCGAGCCGGCATCCGGCCCACAGCCTGGCGGCGACCCTGACATCGATGCACGTCTATGGAACGTGCGGCAGACGCTGCTTGATCCGGAAGGCAACCGTGACTGGGTGGTGGACGCCGTCGTCGACCTCGACGCGACCGACGCGGCCGGCGAGCTCGTGCTGCTCACGACCGCCATGCATCGCCTGTAG
- a CDS encoding sodium:proton antiporter, whose translation MHFYPSDLLASGVSDAFTAAQPGSYLALVLVIAVLCQWLASRLRVPGILVLLVVGFGLGQLISPEEIIDREMLFGGTTLAVGVILFEGSLTLKFKQIRDLGTSVRRLCTVVVLIAWALITAAALLIGYDWRIALLAGAILVVTGPTVISPILRQLRPTRRVASLLRWEGIVVDPIGAVLAVLVYQAIVAGQDGAIGAVVLGLLYTLAIGFGIGLGVGWVMAQLTRRHLIPDFLDGIAYLAAALGALTLSNMLQHETGLLTVTVMGIYLANRADLHLERVLEFKEHLQVLFVGVLFVLLAGRITWAQLVDVLPQALLFLALLVIVVRPVSIFVGLWGSDATTRERILLAAMAPRGIVAAAIMSIFALQLDHAAAGVQNGPRSNDLTLLADQADTLVPLVFAFIVGSVTIYGLGVGRLAERLGLASTNPTGVVFAGAPTWAVQAAQRVAEDGTAVKVVTRDYSAVKACRSVGVDVEFTHILSEYAADDMPLAGFGTLLAVTSDDEVNATAARQFAPVFGKPNVYQLKRHEEATLSIKGAKTKALPARHLTAPSLGSPALTFEELDHRTRRGMRVRSTKLTEAYTLDDFRSRYGDQATILLAKIGGRYVPVTDDTVLPRSGTTLISQVPGGKAANAEAARANGTA comes from the coding sequence GCCCAGCCCGGCAGCTATCTCGCCCTCGTGCTGGTGATCGCCGTCCTGTGCCAGTGGCTGGCGAGCCGGCTACGCGTCCCCGGGATCCTCGTGCTGCTCGTCGTGGGCTTCGGACTCGGCCAGCTCATCTCTCCCGAGGAGATCATCGACCGCGAGATGCTCTTCGGAGGGACGACGCTCGCGGTCGGAGTGATCCTCTTCGAGGGATCGCTCACGCTGAAGTTCAAGCAGATCCGTGACCTCGGCACGTCGGTCAGACGACTGTGCACCGTCGTCGTCCTCATCGCCTGGGCACTCATCACCGCAGCGGCGCTGCTGATCGGCTACGACTGGCGCATTGCGCTGCTGGCCGGCGCGATCCTGGTCGTCACCGGCCCCACCGTCATCAGCCCGATCCTGCGGCAGCTGCGCCCCACGCGCCGGGTCGCGTCCCTGTTGCGCTGGGAGGGGATCGTCGTCGACCCGATCGGCGCAGTCCTCGCCGTCCTCGTCTATCAGGCGATCGTCGCCGGGCAGGACGGCGCGATCGGAGCCGTCGTGCTCGGGTTGCTTTACACCCTCGCGATCGGCTTCGGCATCGGCCTCGGAGTGGGCTGGGTGATGGCACAGCTGACGCGACGGCACCTGATCCCGGACTTTCTCGACGGCATCGCCTATCTCGCCGCAGCGCTCGGCGCCCTCACCCTGTCGAACATGCTCCAGCACGAGACGGGTCTGCTCACGGTGACCGTCATGGGTATCTACCTGGCGAACCGGGCGGATCTGCACCTCGAACGGGTGCTGGAGTTCAAGGAGCACCTGCAGGTCCTGTTCGTCGGCGTCCTGTTCGTGCTGCTCGCCGGACGGATCACCTGGGCGCAGCTGGTCGACGTCCTGCCACAGGCACTGCTGTTCCTGGCGCTGCTGGTAATCGTCGTGCGCCCGGTCAGCATCTTCGTCGGGCTCTGGGGCAGCGATGCGACCACGCGTGAGCGGATCCTGCTGGCCGCGATGGCGCCGCGCGGAATCGTGGCGGCGGCGATCATGAGTATCTTCGCGTTGCAGCTCGACCACGCCGCGGCCGGCGTCCAGAACGGCCCGCGATCGAACGATCTGACCCTCCTCGCCGACCAGGCAGACACTCTGGTCCCGCTCGTGTTCGCCTTCATCGTGGGGTCGGTGACCATCTACGGTCTTGGCGTCGGGCGCCTCGCCGAACGCCTCGGGCTCGCCAGCACCAACCCCACCGGGGTGGTCTTCGCGGGCGCGCCTACCTGGGCAGTGCAGGCCGCTCAGCGGGTCGCCGAGGACGGCACGGCGGTCAAGGTCGTCACCCGCGACTACAGCGCCGTGAAGGCCTGCCGGTCGGTCGGTGTGGACGTCGAGTTCACCCACATCCTCAGCGAGTACGCCGCTGACGACATGCCACTCGCCGGCTTCGGAACCCTGCTTGCAGTCACCTCGGACGATGAGGTGAACGCGACCGCAGCACGACAGTTCGCCCCCGTCTTCGGCAAGCCGAACGTCTACCAGCTCAAGCGGCACGAGGAGGCGACGTTGTCGATCAAGGGTGCCAAGACCAAGGCGCTCCCGGCCCGTCACCTGACCGCACCCAGCCTCGGCTCGCCGGCGCTCACCTTCGAGGAGCTCGACCACCGGACCCGGCGAGGTATGCGGGTCCGCAGCACCAAGCTCACCGAGGCCTACACGCTGGACGACTTCAGATCACGGTACGGCGACCAGGCGACGATCCTGCTGGCGAAGATCGGAGGGCGATACGTGCCGGTTACCGACGACACCGTGCTGCCCCGGTCCGGCACGACGTTGATCTCCCAGGTGCCCGGCGGGAAGGCCGCGAATGCCGAGGCCGCTCGCGCGAACGGCACCGCGTAA
- a CDS encoding alkaline phosphatase D family protein, with protein sequence MSTSAHGLRDEPIVLGPLLRMVTTSTASVWVQTARGGVVTVRAGERRWSAPTFRVLEFHYALVVCDGLEPGTSVEYEVLLDDERVWPQPDSDLPPPRLSTLDPDRPLRLAFGSCRTSVPHDAAGNASNGVDALRAYALDALTKDRDEWPTMIAFLGDQVYADETSDAMREFIDQRRGLDEPPGEELKDYTEYAHLYRLAWSDPVNRWLLASVPSVMIFDDHDVRDDWNTSRDWHREMNELPWWHDRIVGALSSYWVYQHCGNLSPDDLAADQIWQLIAGHDPAAGECDVTEVVMSLAERVDKDPTVYRWSYTVDLAPNRLVMIDSRAARDLDPDNRRMLDADEMRWLQTQLTGDVENLFLGTSLPFLLLPGIHDLEALNEAMSQGAWGRAAAWLGERVRRAVDLEHWAAFQDSFHEVYDAVVEVATGRRGTPPRTITFLSGDVHNSFVASLPEDALGSGASRVLQAVCSPIRNPLPRFIRAGHTLAARRLAAPMHFIVKRTKKVTEPEHRWKILGPWFDNNLATVIVQPDGLELRWESGVIDDEQTQTPRLELVSRVMVTTEGDDEISENVGSPEAGLESSGR encoded by the coding sequence GTGTCAACTAGCGCGCACGGGCTCCGCGACGAGCCGATCGTCCTTGGCCCCCTGCTCAGGATGGTTACCACCAGCACGGCCTCGGTCTGGGTGCAGACCGCTCGCGGGGGCGTGGTCACGGTACGCGCTGGCGAGCGCAGATGGAGCGCGCCCACCTTCCGCGTGCTGGAGTTCCACTACGCGCTAGTCGTTTGTGACGGGTTGGAACCGGGCACCTCGGTCGAGTACGAGGTCCTGCTGGACGACGAACGGGTATGGCCCCAGCCGGACTCCGATCTGCCCCCGCCCCGGCTGAGCACGCTGGATCCTGACCGTCCGCTGCGTCTCGCGTTCGGGTCGTGCCGCACCAGCGTGCCGCACGACGCCGCGGGAAACGCCAGCAACGGCGTGGATGCACTGCGCGCCTACGCGCTCGATGCGCTGACGAAGGACCGCGACGAGTGGCCCACGATGATCGCCTTCCTGGGCGACCAGGTGTACGCCGACGAGACCTCCGATGCGATGCGGGAGTTCATCGACCAGCGTCGCGGCTTGGACGAGCCGCCCGGGGAGGAGCTGAAGGACTACACCGAGTACGCCCACCTGTACCGGCTCGCCTGGAGCGACCCGGTCAACCGGTGGCTGCTTGCGAGCGTGCCCAGCGTGATGATCTTCGACGACCACGACGTCCGCGACGACTGGAACACCTCGCGCGACTGGCACCGTGAGATGAACGAGCTCCCATGGTGGCATGACCGCATCGTCGGCGCGCTGTCTTCCTACTGGGTGTACCAGCACTGCGGGAATCTGAGCCCCGACGATCTCGCCGCGGACCAGATCTGGCAGCTGATCGCTGGACACGATCCCGCCGCGGGTGAGTGCGACGTGACCGAGGTGGTGATGTCGCTGGCGGAGCGGGTCGACAAGGATCCGACCGTCTATCGGTGGAGCTACACGGTCGACCTCGCGCCGAACCGGCTGGTGATGATCGACTCGCGGGCGGCGCGGGATCTCGACCCGGACAACCGGCGGATGCTGGACGCCGATGAGATGCGCTGGCTGCAGACGCAGCTGACCGGGGACGTCGAGAACCTCTTCCTCGGTACCTCCTTGCCGTTCCTGCTGCTGCCCGGGATCCACGACCTGGAAGCGCTCAACGAGGCGATGTCCCAAGGTGCGTGGGGACGAGCGGCTGCCTGGCTTGGCGAGCGGGTGCGCCGCGCGGTCGACCTCGAGCACTGGGCAGCCTTCCAGGACTCTTTCCATGAGGTGTACGACGCGGTCGTCGAGGTCGCGACCGGACGGCGCGGCACCCCGCCGCGCACGATCACCTTCCTGTCCGGTGACGTGCACAACTCGTTCGTGGCGTCGCTGCCGGAGGACGCGTTGGGAAGCGGAGCCTCTCGGGTGCTGCAGGCCGTCTGCTCCCCGATCCGCAACCCGTTGCCGCGGTTCATTCGGGCGGGTCACACCCTCGCTGCCCGCAGGCTCGCGGCACCGATGCACTTCATCGTCAAACGCACCAAGAAGGTGACCGAGCCTGAGCATCGATGGAAGATCCTCGGACCGTGGTTCGACAACAACCTGGCGACCGTGATCGTGCAGCCCGACGGTCTGGAGCTCCGGTGGGAGTCGGGCGTCATCGACGACGAGCAGACCCAGACACCGCGCCTCGAACTCGTGTCGCGCGTCATGGTGACCACCGAGGGCGACGACGAGATCTCCGAGAACGTGGGGAGCCCCGAGGCCGGCCTGGAGAGCTCCGGTCGCTGA
- a CDS encoding NADPH:quinone oxidoreductase family protein, whose product MRTWHVTRLGEPPSVIEQVDIPEPEPADGEVLLEVEAVSVGFPDWLMAQGLYHDKPDLPFGLGGESSARVLRAPAGSGLTEGQRVIALAGGKGGITLTSRIAATPDRLLPVPDKMSPEHAAVLFVAYQTAYVGLMRRGRLQVGETVVVHGASGGVGMAAVQIAKASGARVIAVAGGEQKAQACREFGADVVIDHRTDDFVEVVKELTGGRGVDVVFDPVGGDTFDRSRRIMAVEGRLVVVGFAGGTIAQAPTNHALLKNYDVVGFRMRPFREDRAYRRRVHDSLVQMYQAGALHPRVTTYDFDDLPAALELIGSRQVIGRVVVYPPT is encoded by the coding sequence ATGCGGACATGGCACGTGACTAGGCTGGGCGAGCCGCCCTCGGTGATCGAGCAGGTGGATATTCCAGAGCCCGAGCCCGCCGATGGCGAGGTGCTGCTGGAGGTCGAGGCGGTCAGCGTCGGGTTCCCCGACTGGCTGATGGCGCAAGGCCTCTACCACGACAAGCCCGACCTGCCCTTCGGTCTTGGCGGGGAGTCCTCCGCCCGGGTGCTGCGCGCTCCCGCCGGGTCCGGGCTGACGGAGGGTCAGCGGGTAATCGCGCTCGCCGGAGGCAAGGGCGGCATCACGCTCACCTCGCGCATCGCGGCCACCCCGGACCGGCTGCTCCCGGTACCCGACAAGATGTCGCCCGAGCACGCCGCCGTCCTGTTCGTTGCCTATCAGACGGCGTACGTCGGGTTGATGCGTCGCGGGCGGCTGCAGGTCGGTGAGACCGTCGTCGTGCACGGTGCCAGCGGCGGCGTGGGGATGGCCGCGGTGCAGATCGCGAAGGCGTCCGGTGCCCGGGTCATCGCGGTCGCGGGTGGAGAGCAGAAGGCCCAGGCCTGCCGGGAGTTCGGGGCGGACGTCGTCATCGACCACCGCACCGATGACTTCGTCGAGGTCGTCAAGGAGCTCACCGGGGGTCGTGGGGTGGACGTCGTGTTCGACCCGGTCGGTGGGGACACCTTCGACCGGTCCCGCAGGATCATGGCAGTCGAGGGCCGGCTGGTCGTCGTCGGCTTCGCCGGCGGCACGATAGCGCAAGCGCCCACGAACCACGCGTTGCTGAAGAACTACGACGTCGTCGGCTTCCGGATGCGGCCCTTCCGCGAGGATCGTGCCTACCGGCGACGGGTGCACGACAGCCTGGTGCAGATGTATCAGGCAGGTGCGCTGCACCCACGCGTGACAACGTACGACTTCGATGACCTCCCGGCTGCTCTGGAGCTGATCGGCTCCCGCCAGGTGATCGGCCGTGTGGTGGTCTACCCGCCCACCTGA